A genomic segment from bacterium encodes:
- the queC gene encoding 7-cyano-7-deazaguanine synthase QueC — translation MKRAVCLISGGMDSFVSAAIAKKDDYEIYALTMDYGQKSKKEIISAKKICRFLKVKKHIITKIDLSWVRSALTDKTIKIPEKIRKGEIPSTYVPARNTIFIALALALAESVDAEAIFIGVNAVDFSGYPDCRPVYVKRYQKLIDVATKKTTEGRKIVLKTPLLYMSKVDIIKKGISLGLDLSITWSCYRGDSKPCGRCPSCIIRKKAFSLLK, via the coding sequence GTGAAAAGGGCGGTATGTCTTATATCAGGTGGAATGGACAGTTTTGTTTCCGCAGCCATTGCTAAAAAAGATGACTATGAGATATATGCGTTAACAATGGACTACGGACAGAAAAGTAAGAAAGAGATTATATCTGCTAAGAAGATATGTAGATTTTTGAAGGTTAAAAAACATATTATAACAAAGATAGACCTTTCATGGGTAAGGTCTGCATTGACTGATAAAACGATAAAAATTCCTGAAAAAATCAGAAAAGGTGAGATACCATCAACCTATGTACCTGCGAGGAATACTATATTTATAGCACTGGCATTAGCACTTGCTGAGTCAGTGGATGCAGAGGCGATATTTATTGGTGTAAATGCGGTTGATTTTTCTGGTTATCCTGATTGCAGGCCTGTATATGTTAAAAGATATCAGAAACTTATTGATGTTGCCACAAAAAAGACCACAGAGGGTAGAAAGATAGTGTTGAAGACACCCTTACTTTATATGTCAAAGGTAGATATTATAAAAAAGGGGATATCTCTCGGACTTGACCTTTCCATTACCTGGTCCTGCTATAGGGGTGATAGTAAACCCTGTGGAAGATGTCCCAGTTGTATTATAAGAAAAAAGGCATTTTCTTTGTTAAAATAA
- a CDS encoding 7-carboxy-7-deazaguanine synthase QueE, protein MIYNVSEIFYSIQGEGILQGLPMIFIRLAGCNLRCSFCDTKYAWGKGKKQDVRRIIKKIERYPSRWVCITGGEPLLQQLSPLIKILKDRKYCVAIETNGTIWQDIKIDWFTVSPKREGLKSFRCGYDERFLKVANEFKYVITHKKDMDFIDKRIKNPVILQPVDNNLKLAHWIVNTLKKSAEKNWYFRMQMHKLMEIR, encoded by the coding sequence ATGATTTATAATGTCTCTGAGATATTTTATTCCATCCAGGGAGAAGGGATACTTCAGGGTCTGCCTATGATATTTATACGGCTGGCTGGTTGTAATTTAAGATGTAGTTTCTGTGATACAAAATATGCATGGGGAAAAGGGAAAAAACAGGATGTAAGAAGAATAATAAAAAAGATAGAAAGATATCCGTCCAGATGGGTATGTATAACAGGAGGAGAGCCACTTTTACAGCAATTGTCACCACTTATAAAAATCCTTAAGGACAGGAAGTACTGTGTAGCAATTGAAACAAACGGGACAATCTGGCAGGATATAAAAATTGACTGGTTTACTGTAAGTCCAAAAAGAGAAGGACTGAAAAGTTTCAGGTGTGGTTATGACGAAAGATTTCTTAAGGTTGCCAATGAGTTCAAGTATGTAATCACACACAAAAAAGACATGGATTTTATTGATAAAAGGATAAAGAATCCTGTAATATTACAACCAGTGGATAATAACCTTAAACTTGCTCACTGGATAGTAAATACTCTTAAAAAGAGCGCAGAAAAAAATTGGTACTTTCGTATGCAGATGCATAAATTGATGGAGATAAGGTGA